One window of Alkaliphilus metalliredigens QYMF genomic DNA carries:
- a CDS encoding potassium channel family protein, with the protein MKQYIVIGCGRFGSSVAKTLYKMGHDVLAIDGNEEIVQHISDEVTHAVQADATDEHALRTLGIRNFDVAVITIGSNIQASIMATLIVKDLGVKYVVAKAQNDMHAKVLYKIGADRVVFPERDMGTRVAHNLVSTNILDYIELAPDYSIMEISALEAWSGKTLLEINVRAKYGVNIMAIKQGDLINVSPNAKDRISRGDVLVVIGHNNDLKKIQE; encoded by the coding sequence ATGAAACAATATATTGTAATTGGATGTGGACGGTTTGGTAGTAGCGTTGCTAAGACCCTGTATAAAATGGGACATGATGTACTTGCCATAGATGGAAATGAAGAAATCGTACAACATATTTCAGATGAGGTTACCCATGCTGTTCAGGCAGATGCCACAGATGAACATGCTTTACGTACTTTGGGAATTAGAAACTTTGATGTGGCTGTCATCACCATCGGCTCTAACATACAAGCCTCCATCATGGCGACATTAATTGTCAAAGACCTAGGGGTCAAATATGTTGTAGCTAAGGCACAAAACGACATGCATGCCAAGGTATTGTACAAAATAGGAGCTGACCGTGTTGTGTTCCCTGAACGTGATATGGGAACTCGTGTAGCCCACAATCTTGTTTCTACTAATATACTGGATTATATTGAATTGGCGCCGGACTATAGTATTATGGAGATTAGCGCACTGGAAGCTTGGAGTGGTAAAACACTTTTAGAGATTAATGTGAGAGCAAAATATGGAGTCAACATCATGGCCATTAAACAAGGAGATCTTATCAATGTGTCGCCTAATGCAAAGGATCGCATTAGCCGAGGAGATGTACTTGTGGTAATCGGTCATAATAATGATCTAAAGAAGATTCAAGAGTAA
- a CDS encoding TrmH family RNA methyltransferase, which produces MMEQQIITSDKNAVLKHIKGLSLRKNRIKHQQFTIEGLRIVEECFLHGGPIDHILYCDHIHQVQGGPHLLEKLKEKYPCHQTMDSLFLKIADTETPQGIIAVVEMKNHQLESLDLEKKENPFIVVLDEIQDPGNLGTIIRTAEGAKTDAIILTKGCVDPYNSKSIRATMGAIFHLPIIQSNNNEEWIYYLKANAVKLVASTLETDKNHFQLDYNNPIAMIIGNEARGIHPDILAQVDERVKIPILGKIESLNASVAAGILIYQGIQGRFLKD; this is translated from the coding sequence ATGATGGAGCAGCAAATCATTACCAGTGATAAAAATGCAGTGTTGAAGCATATAAAAGGACTCAGTCTCAGGAAGAATCGAATAAAACATCAACAGTTCACCATTGAAGGATTACGAATTGTTGAAGAATGTTTTTTGCATGGGGGACCCATTGACCATATTCTATATTGTGACCATATTCATCAGGTTCAAGGAGGTCCACATCTACTAGAAAAACTTAAAGAAAAATATCCATGCCATCAAACAATGGACTCACTTTTTTTAAAAATAGCAGATACAGAAACCCCTCAAGGAATCATTGCAGTGGTTGAAATGAAAAACCATCAATTAGAGAGCTTAGATCTAGAGAAAAAAGAGAATCCATTTATTGTGGTTTTAGATGAGATTCAAGATCCAGGTAACCTAGGAACAATCATTCGAACAGCAGAAGGCGCAAAAACAGATGCTATTATCCTAACTAAGGGATGTGTGGATCCATATAATAGTAAGAGTATTCGAGCTACCATGGGAGCCATATTTCATTTGCCTATTATACAAAGTAATAATAATGAAGAGTGGATTTATTATTTGAAAGCAAATGCTGTGAAGCTTGTTGCCAGTACATTAGAAACAGATAAGAATCATTTTCAGCTGGATTATAATAATCCAATTGCGATGATTATTGGTAATGAGGCGAGAGGCATTCACCCAGATATTCTTGCCCAAGTAGATGAACGGGTAAAGATACCTATATTAGGAAAAATCGAGTCATTAAATGCCTCGGTAGCAGCTGGAATACTGATATACCAAGGAATACAGGGAAGATTTCTAAAAGATTAG
- a CDS encoding YqzL family protein gives MKTAELFWKIFEMTGSVTAYLMYKELVMN, from the coding sequence ATGAAGACCGCAGAACTTTTTTGGAAAATTTTCGAAATGACGGGCTCGGTGACGGCCTATCTGATGTATAAAGAGTTAGTGATGAATTAG